In a genomic window of Vicingaceae bacterium:
- the rplX gene encoding 50S ribosomal protein L24, whose translation MKKFHVKKGDKVMIIAGENKGKTGVITKVLRDKERVLVDGEEIKKLKKHTRPTAANPNGGIIEIEPSIHISNVMLIDPATGKPGRVGRRKNEEGKSERYVKVKN comes from the coding sequence ATGAAAAAGTTTCATGTAAAAAAAGGCGATAAGGTAATGATCATCGCCGGTGAAAATAAAGGAAAAACAGGAGTTATCACAAAAGTACTCCGTGATAAAGAAAGAGTATTGGTTGATGGCGAAGAAATTAAAAAATTAAAAAAACATACACGGCCTACTGCTGCCAATCCAAATGGAGGGATCATAGAAATCGAGCCATCTATCCACATTTCAAATGTGATGTTGATAGATCCGGCCACCGGTAAACCCGGAAGAGTGGGACGTAGAAAGAATGAAGAAGGTAAATCAGAACGTTACGTAAAAGTTAAAAATTAA
- the rpsK gene encoding 30S ribosomal protein S11 — MAKKQVSTAQSKKKRKVKVDAVGQAHIQATFNNIIISLTNANGEVISWSSAGKMGFRGSKKNTPYAAQVAAEDCAKVAYDAGLRKVKLFVQGPGAGREAAIRAIHNAGIEVMEIIDVTPIPHNGCRPPKKRRV, encoded by the coding sequence ATGGCGAAAAAACAAGTTTCTACTGCACAATCAAAGAAAAAAAGAAAAGTTAAAGTTGATGCTGTTGGCCAAGCACATATCCAGGCCACATTTAACAACATCATTATATCTTTGACCAATGCCAATGGTGAAGTGATATCATGGTCTTCTGCTGGTAAAATGGGATTCAGAGGATCTAAAAAAAATACACCTTATGCAGCTCAAGTGGCTGCTGAAGATTGTGCTAAAGTGGCCTATGATGCCGGCTTGAGAAAAGTGAAATTATTTGTTCAAGGACCGGGCGCCGGACGTGAGGCTGCCATTAGAGCAATTCACAATGCCGGTATAGAAGTAATGGAAATAATTGATGTTACTCCTATACCCCATAATGGTTGCCGTCCACCAAAAAAGAGAAGAGTTTAA
- the rplQ gene encoding 50S ribosomal protein L17, protein MRHAKKINLLGRTASHRKAMLSNMASSLIRHKRIFTTVAKAKALRRFVEPLLTKAKNDTTHNRRVVFSYLQDKVAVSELFRVVSPKIAERPGGYTRIIKTGFRKGDNAEMCMIELVDFNELYTAGKPEKKTRRSRRGGKSKKTKESVDAVKTQELENSAKQQEDNTENNEEKPEENNKENEQ, encoded by the coding sequence ATGAGACACGCAAAAAAAATTAATCTTTTGGGAAGAACAGCCAGCCACCGGAAAGCAATGCTTTCAAACATGGCTTCTTCATTAATCCGCCATAAAAGAATTTTTACAACTGTTGCAAAAGCAAAAGCATTGCGCAGGTTTGTAGAACCTTTACTGACAAAGGCCAAAAATGATACTACTCACAATAGGCGTGTAGTATTCAGTTACTTGCAAGACAAAGTTGCTGTTAGCGAATTGTTTAGGGTTGTGTCACCCAAAATTGCCGAAAGACCCGGTGGTTATACCAGAATCATTAAAACCGGTTTTAGAAAAGGGGATAATGCCGAAATGTGTATGATCGAATTGGTCGATTTCAATGAATTGTACACTGCCGGCAAACCCGAGAAAAAAACAAGAAGATCCCGCAGAGGGGGGAAATCCAAAAAAACGAAAGAAAGCGTTGATGCAGTCAAAACTCAAGAATTAGAAAATTCCGCCAAACAACAGGAAGATAATACTGAAAATAACGAAGAAAAACCGGAAGAAAACAACAAAGAAAACGAACAATAA
- the rplO gene encoding 50S ribosomal protein L15, with amino-acid sequence MDLTNLKPAKGSIKSKKRLARGQASGTGGTATRGNKGDKSRSGFKYKRGFEGGQMPLQRRIPKFGFKNINRVEYKPINLDTLESIVEKQGVSEITLDVLRKSGLVSKNDLVKILGRGELKSKITVQAHAISAKAKSAIEEKGGKVEII; translated from the coding sequence ATGGATCTGACAAATTTAAAACCTGCAAAAGGTTCGATAAAATCGAAAAAGCGTCTCGCCCGTGGACAGGCAAGTGGCACAGGTGGAACTGCCACACGTGGAAATAAAGGAGATAAATCTCGTTCAGGGTTCAAATATAAAAGAGGTTTTGAAGGGGGACAAATGCCTTTGCAAAGACGTATCCCGAAATTTGGATTTAAAAATATCAACAGAGTTGAGTATAAGCCCATTAATTTGGACACCCTGGAATCTATCGTTGAGAAACAAGGAGTTTCAGAAATTACATTGGATGTGTTGCGCAAAAGTGGTCTTGTCAGCAAAAATGATCTTGTAAAAATACTTGGACGTGGAGAGTTAAAATCGAAAATAACCGTCCAGGCACATGCTATTTCAGCTAAAGCTAAATCTGCAATTGAGGAAAAAGGTGGAAAGGTTGAGATAATTTAA
- the rpsE gene encoding 30S ribosomal protein S5 — MSTVKKVKSSEIELKDRLVAVNRVTKVTKGGRHFSFSAIVVVGNEDGVVGYGLGKANEVTEAIAKGIEDAKKNLIKVPVVKGTVPHPVEGKYDGARVLIKPAAPGTGLIAGGAMRAVLESVGIKDCLCKSKGSSNPHNVVKATIKALSEMRDPITVAAQRGVSLEKVFNG; from the coding sequence ATGAGTACAGTAAAAAAAGTAAAATCTTCGGAAATAGAATTAAAAGATCGCCTGGTTGCCGTTAATCGGGTTACCAAAGTTACAAAGGGAGGACGCCATTTCAGTTTTTCTGCAATCGTTGTCGTTGGTAATGAAGATGGCGTTGTGGGTTATGGACTAGGAAAGGCCAATGAAGTAACCGAGGCAATAGCAAAAGGTATTGAGGATGCCAAGAAAAATTTAATAAAAGTACCTGTTGTGAAAGGCACTGTTCCTCATCCTGTAGAAGGTAAATATGACGGAGCCAGAGTATTAATTAAACCTGCAGCACCCGGTACCGGTTTGATTGCCGGAGGTGCTATGCGTGCTGTATTGGAAAGCGTTGGAATCAAAGATTGCTTATGTAAATCAAAAGGTTCTTCAAACCCACATAATGTAGTGAAAGCTACCATAAAAGCATTGTCCGAAATGCGTGACCCGATTACTGTGGCTGCCCAAAGAGGCGTTTCATTAGAAAAAGTTTTCAATGGTTAA
- a CDS encoding 50S ribosomal protein L30, which yields MATIKITLKKSIIDRPKNQKLTIKALGLRKLNQTVEKNDTPQIRGMIEKVKHLVEVVEN from the coding sequence ATGGCAACTATTAAAATTACACTTAAAAAAAGTATCATTGACCGACCAAAAAATCAGAAACTGACCATCAAAGCCTTAGGACTTAGAAAATTAAATCAAACGGTCGAAAAGAATGATACACCACAGATACGTGGAATGATTGAAAAAGTAAAACATTTGGTTGAAGTAGTTGAAAATTAA
- the rpsN gene encoding 30S ribosomal protein S14, with translation MAKESMKARERKRQALVDKYKEKREALKKAGDWEALQKLPKNSSKVRLHNRCSITGRPRGYMRLFGISRVTFREMASFGLIPGVKKASW, from the coding sequence ATGGCAAAAGAATCAATGAAAGCCAGAGAAAGAAAAAGACAAGCTCTGGTCGACAAGTACAAAGAAAAAAGAGAAGCTTTAAAAAAAGCAGGCGATTGGGAAGCTTTACAAAAACTACCCAAAAACTCATCTAAAGTTAGATTACACAATCGTTGTTCGATTACCGGACGTCCGAGAGGTTATATGCGTTTATTTGGAATTTCAAGGGTTACGTTCAGAGAAATGGCTTCATTTGGATTGATTCCCGGAGTTAAAAAAGCAAGTTGGTAA
- the rpoA gene encoding DNA-directed RNA polymerase subunit alpha has translation MAILDFQKPNKVIMLQSDDYHGVFEFRPLEPGYGITIGNALRRILLSSLEGYAISTVKIEGVDHEFSTIKGVLEDVVEIILNLKQVRFRRQLEDTNSEKVTVRISGQDKFTAGDINKFTTAFQVLNHDHVICHLDPKTSLTLELLITKGRGYVPAEENKHYAQSPGVIAIDSIYTPIKNVKYTVENYRVEQKTDYEKLIIEVTTDGSIHPKDALKEASKILIYHFMLFSDERITVELEEQKEVEEFDEDVLHMRQLLKTKLSDLNLSVRALNCLKSADIETLADLVRYQRNDLLKFRNFGKKSLSEIDNLLESRGLRYGMDLSKYKLDKE, from the coding sequence ATGGCAATACTTGATTTTCAAAAACCCAACAAAGTTATCATGCTTCAATCCGATGATTATCATGGCGTATTTGAGTTCCGTCCTTTGGAACCCGGATACGGTATCACCATCGGAAATGCATTAAGACGTATTTTGCTTTCCTCACTTGAAGGATATGCTATCAGTACAGTAAAAATCGAAGGCGTAGATCATGAGTTCTCCACAATCAAAGGTGTACTCGAGGATGTTGTAGAAATTATTTTAAATCTAAAACAAGTACGTTTCCGTAGACAATTAGAAGATACCAATTCCGAAAAAGTAACTGTGAGAATTAGTGGACAGGATAAATTTACAGCCGGAGATATCAATAAATTCACTACGGCTTTTCAAGTGCTTAATCACGACCATGTGATTTGTCATCTCGATCCAAAGACCTCGTTGACGCTTGAGTTGTTAATTACCAAAGGACGTGGTTATGTTCCGGCCGAAGAAAATAAACACTACGCACAATCTCCAGGTGTCATTGCCATCGATTCTATTTACACCCCTATTAAAAATGTAAAATATACCGTAGAAAACTATCGTGTTGAGCAAAAAACCGACTACGAAAAGTTAATTATTGAAGTTACTACCGATGGTAGTATACATCCTAAAGATGCTTTAAAAGAGGCCTCAAAAATTTTGATTTATCACTTTATGTTATTTAGCGATGAGCGTATAACTGTTGAACTTGAAGAACAAAAAGAGGTGGAAGAATTTGATGAGGATGTACTTCATATGCGTCAATTGCTCAAAACAAAACTTAGCGATCTAAACCTTTCTGTCCGTGCTTTGAATTGTTTAAAATCTGCCGACATAGAAACATTGGCCGACCTGGTAAGATATCAACGAAATGATTTGTTGAAATTCCGTAATTTTGGTAAAAAATCTCTGTCAGAAATCGATAATTTATTAGAGTCAAGAGGATTGCGTTACGGAATGGATTTGTCAAAATATAAATTAGATAAGGAATAA
- the rplR gene encoding 50S ribosomal protein L18 — MAFDKIARRKKIKMRIRKKIYGTPDCPRLSVFRSNKEIYAQVIDDLNGVTLVAASSREKGISKDGKTKVEIALEVGKLLAKKAKEKGIEKIKFDRNGYLYHGRVKALADGAREGGLNF; from the coding sequence ATGGCATTCGATAAAATTGCTAGAAGGAAGAAAATCAAAATGCGCATCAGGAAGAAAATTTATGGAACACCTGATTGCCCAAGGTTGAGTGTATTTAGAAGCAACAAAGAGATATATGCTCAAGTAATAGACGATCTTAACGGTGTTACTCTTGTTGCCGCCTCATCTCGTGAAAAAGGAATTAGTAAGGATGGTAAAACAAAAGTTGAAATTGCTTTGGAAGTTGGTAAACTTTTGGCAAAAAAAGCTAAAGAAAAAGGAATTGAAAAAATTAAGTTTGACCGTAATGGCTATTTATATCATGGCAGGGTAAAAGCTCTTGCTGACGGAGCCAGAGAAGGGGGACTTAACTTTTAA
- the map gene encoding methionine aminopeptidase, whose product MIYIKTEEEIELIKKSSLLVCETLAYLASLLKPGITTLELDKLAEKFIRDHGGVPSFKGYHGYPFTLCTSVNDKVVHGFPSKEPLKEGDIVSIDCGVFLNGFHGDVAYTFAIGNVSDEAQKLMKVTKEALYKGIEQAVEGKRIGDIGYAIQSHAESNGFSVVRELVGHGLGKNLHEEPEVPNYGKRGHGVKLCEGMVIAIEPMVNFGSKKVKQLSDGWTIATADGSLSAHYEHDVCVKKDKALILSDYTKIEENILKNENIYG is encoded by the coding sequence GTGATTTATATTAAGACAGAAGAAGAGATAGAATTAATAAAAAAAAGTTCTTTACTTGTTTGCGAAACGTTGGCTTATTTGGCAAGTTTGTTGAAACCTGGCATAACTACCCTTGAACTTGACAAATTAGCCGAAAAGTTTATACGTGACCATGGAGGCGTACCTTCATTCAAAGGTTATCATGGATATCCATTCACTTTATGTACTTCTGTGAATGACAAGGTTGTGCATGGGTTTCCTTCAAAAGAGCCATTAAAGGAAGGTGATATAGTATCGATAGATTGTGGTGTTTTTTTGAATGGATTTCATGGTGATGTGGCATACACGTTTGCTATCGGAAATGTGAGTGATGAAGCCCAAAAATTAATGAAGGTAACCAAAGAAGCGCTCTACAAAGGGATCGAACAAGCCGTTGAAGGGAAAAGAATAGGAGATATAGGTTACGCCATTCAATCACATGCAGAATCCAATGGGTTTTCGGTTGTGCGCGAATTGGTCGGTCATGGACTTGGAAAAAATTTACATGAAGAACCGGAAGTGCCTAATTATGGAAAGAGAGGTCACGGAGTTAAATTATGTGAAGGAATGGTGATAGCTATAGAACCGATGGTTAATTTTGGAAGCAAAAAAGTAAAACAATTGAGCGACGGATGGACCATTGCCACTGCTGACGGAAGCTTATCTGCACATTATGAACATGATGTATGTGTTAAAAAGGACAAAGCATTGATACTTTCAGATTATACAAAAATTGAAGAAAATATATTAAAAAACGAAAATATTTATGGGTAA
- the rpmJ gene encoding 50S ribosomal protein L36 — protein sequence MKVKASVKKRSPECKIVKRKGRVYVINKKNPRFKQRQG from the coding sequence ATGAAAGTTAAAGCATCAGTTAAAAAAAGAAGTCCTGAATGTAAAATTGTAAAACGCAAAGGACGTGTTTATGTTATTAATAAGAAAAACCCAAGATTTAAACAAAGACAAGGATAA
- the rpsH gene encoding 30S ribosomal protein S8, protein MVTDPIADYLTRIRNSIKARQRVVEIPASNIKKELTKILFEKGYILNYKFIDDNKQGVIKIALKYHPQTKTPAIKNLKRVSKPGLRKYTSVKDMPKVMNGLGIAVVSTPKGLMTDKEARKENVGGEIICFVY, encoded by the coding sequence ATGGTAACGGATCCCATAGCAGATTATCTTACTAGAATCAGAAACAGCATCAAAGCTCGTCAACGTGTGGTTGAAATACCCGCATCAAATATTAAAAAAGAATTGACAAAAATTCTTTTTGAAAAAGGGTATATTTTGAATTATAAGTTTATAGATGATAACAAACAAGGCGTTATCAAAATTGCCTTGAAATATCATCCTCAAACCAAAACACCTGCAATAAAAAATTTAAAGAGAGTGTCAAAACCCGGTTTGAGAAAATATACTTCCGTCAAGGATATGCCAAAAGTCATGAATGGTCTGGGTATTGCTGTTGTGTCAACCCCAAAAGGGCTTATGACTGATAAAGAAGCCCGAAAAGAAAATGTTGGTGGTGAAATAATTTGTTTTGTATATTAA
- the rpsM gene encoding 30S ribosomal protein S13 yields MARIAGIDLPRNKRGFIALTYIYGIGRSSALKILEKAGVNPMKKVEEWDDKDIAGIRKVIGEEYKVEGQLRAEVQMNIKRLMDIGCYRGIRHRVGLPVRGQKTKNNCRTRKGKRKTVANKKKATK; encoded by the coding sequence ATGGCAAGAATAGCAGGTATTGATTTACCCAGAAACAAGAGAGGATTTATTGCTCTCACTTACATTTATGGAATCGGACGCAGCTCCGCATTAAAAATTTTAGAAAAAGCAGGAGTGAATCCCATGAAGAAGGTTGAAGAATGGGATGACAAAGATATTGCCGGAATCCGTAAAGTAATCGGTGAAGAATATAAAGTGGAAGGTCAATTAAGGGCCGAAGTACAAATGAATATCAAACGCCTGATGGATATAGGTTGTTACAGAGGTATCCGCCACCGTGTGGGATTACCTGTCAGAGGTCAAAAGACCAAAAACAACTGTAGAACCAGAAAAGGAAAAAGAAAAACGGTTGCCAATAAGAAAAAAGCTACCAAATAG
- the rplF gene encoding 50S ribosomal protein L6, with the protein MSRIGKAPIKIPSGVQVEITPNNVVKVKGPKGELSLTVDPVITIAKDGDEIKLSRNSDQKSHRSKHGLYRSLINNMVIGVSKGYTVKQELVGVGYRVNVNGQLLEFNLGYSHNIVFELPKEIKASAAQEKGKNPVLTLESHDKQLLGLVAAKIRSFRKPEPYKGKGIRFEGEQIRRKAGKSASKK; encoded by the coding sequence ATGTCTAGAATAGGTAAAGCACCGATTAAAATACCTTCAGGAGTACAAGTAGAGATTACTCCAAATAATGTTGTAAAAGTAAAAGGACCTAAAGGTGAATTGTCACTTACGGTTGATCCCGTGATTACTATTGCCAAGGATGGAGATGAAATAAAATTATCCCGCAATAGCGACCAAAAATCCCATAGATCAAAACATGGATTATACCGCAGTTTAATTAATAACATGGTAATTGGTGTTTCTAAAGGATATACAGTCAAACAAGAATTGGTTGGTGTGGGATATCGTGTCAATGTGAACGGACAATTATTGGAATTCAACTTAGGTTATTCACATAACATTGTATTTGAACTGCCAAAAGAGATTAAAGCCAGTGCCGCACAAGAAAAAGGTAAAAACCCGGTGCTTACTCTCGAATCACATGACAAACAACTATTAGGATTGGTTGCAGCCAAAATTAGATCATTCCGTAAACCTGAACCATACAAAGGAAAAGGTATCAGATTTGAAGGAGAACAAATAAGAAGAAAAGCAGGAAAATCTGCTTCTAAAAAATAA
- the infA gene encoding translation initiation factor IF-1, with amino-acid sequence MGKQPAIEQDGEIIEALSNAMFRVKLANGHIVTAHISGKMRMNYIKILPGDKVRVELSPYDLSKGRITMRYK; translated from the coding sequence ATGGGTAAACAACCGGCAATAGAGCAAGACGGAGAAATTATAGAAGCACTATCAAACGCTATGTTTCGTGTGAAACTGGCTAATGGACATATTGTTACTGCTCATATTTCCGGAAAAATGCGAATGAATTACATAAAAATACTTCCCGGAGATAAAGTCAGAGTGGAATTATCTCCATATGATTTGTCTAAAGGAAGAATTACAATGAGATATAAATAA
- the rplE gene encoding 50S ribosomal protein L5, whose translation MSASKYIPRLKKQYLSETRFKLKEKFGYKSIMQVPKLEKIVINQGLGKATSDKKLIETAVQELTLITGQKAVPTYAKKDISNFKLRRGMPIGVRVTLRGDKMYEFLDRLIAISIPRTRDFRGLNPKSFDNRGNYTFGVKEQIIFPEIDIDKVNHINGYDITLVTSAKTNEEAKALLEELGLPLRKK comes from the coding sequence ATGAGCGCTTCAAAATACATACCAAGATTAAAAAAACAGTATTTATCGGAAACCCGTTTTAAATTAAAAGAGAAGTTTGGGTACAAATCTATCATGCAAGTACCCAAATTAGAAAAAATTGTTATCAATCAAGGTCTGGGTAAAGCTACTTCCGATAAAAAATTAATCGAAACAGCCGTTCAAGAATTGACTTTAATTACCGGCCAAAAAGCTGTTCCAACATATGCCAAAAAGGATATTTCAAATTTTAAATTAAGACGAGGAATGCCTATTGGCGTGAGAGTTACGCTTCGCGGTGATAAAATGTACGAATTTCTTGATCGTTTGATCGCAATTTCCATTCCACGTACACGCGATTTTAGAGGATTGAATCCTAAATCGTTTGACAACAGAGGTAATTATACTTTTGGTGTCAAAGAACAAATTATTTTCCCGGAGATTGATATCGATAAAGTAAATCATATAAATGGATATGATATAACTTTGGTTACTTCAGCCAAAACAAATGAAGAAGCCAAAGCTTTATTGGAAGAACTAGGTTTACCATTACGAAAAAAATAA
- the secY gene encoding protein translocase subunit SecY, translating into MKRIIETIKNIYQIEELRNRIITTLGLILIYRLGSYVVLPGIDSNLLAAENQNSSSGLAGLIDIFAGGAFSRASIFALGIMPYISASIVIQLLGMAIPYFQKMQKEGESGRRRMNQITRLLTIGVVALQAPGYIASYIPAYDSQGLMIRPDSFFWLFTSVVILITGTMFVMWIGERITERGIGNGISLLIMIGIIANLPFAFFAEFATRVNSGGLFILLIEIAFLLLVTIASILLVQGTRKIPIQFAKRIVGNRQYGGVRQYLPLKVNAAGVMPIIFAQAIMFVPITLAGFADSEQLTGITAALSDFTGFWYNFVFAVLIILFTYFYTAVSVNPNQIAEDLKKNGGFIPGIKPGKKTAEFIDDVMSKITLPGSIFLAIVAILPAIAAKLGVNMQFAQFYGGTSLLILVGVLLDTLQQIESYLLMRHYDGLMKSGRIKGRTSTGMGVPV; encoded by the coding sequence ATGAAAAGAATAATTGAAACCATAAAAAATATTTATCAAATTGAAGAATTGCGTAACCGGATCATAACCACTCTGGGTTTGATTTTGATCTACCGCCTGGGGTCATATGTTGTTTTGCCGGGGATAGATTCCAATTTGCTTGCAGCCGAAAATCAAAACTCTTCAAGTGGATTGGCCGGTCTGATTGATATTTTTGCCGGTGGTGCATTTTCCAGGGCTTCTATTTTTGCCTTGGGTATCATGCCTTACATTTCAGCCTCTATCGTCATTCAATTGTTGGGTATGGCCATACCCTATTTTCAAAAAATGCAAAAAGAAGGAGAAAGCGGTCGCCGTAGAATGAATCAAATAACGCGTTTATTAACAATCGGAGTGGTTGCTCTTCAAGCCCCCGGTTACATTGCCTCTTATATACCTGCATATGATTCCCAAGGATTAATGATTCGTCCCGATTCATTCTTTTGGTTATTTACTTCTGTTGTTATATTGATAACAGGAACCATGTTCGTCATGTGGATTGGCGAAAGAATAACCGAAAGAGGCATTGGGAACGGTATATCTTTACTCATTATGATTGGTATTATCGCCAATCTTCCATTTGCATTTTTTGCAGAATTTGCTACCCGTGTCAATTCAGGAGGGTTGTTTATCCTGTTAATTGAAATAGCGTTTTTGTTATTGGTAACGATAGCTTCGATTTTGTTAGTACAAGGAACACGAAAAATACCCATCCAGTTTGCCAAAAGAATAGTTGGTAACCGTCAATATGGAGGTGTCAGACAATATTTGCCATTGAAAGTGAATGCCGCAGGTGTAATGCCTATAATTTTTGCACAGGCTATAATGTTTGTACCCATCACATTGGCAGGATTTGCCGATTCCGAACAACTGACCGGTATTACTGCAGCCCTTAGTGATTTTACAGGTTTTTGGTATAACTTTGTATTTGCTGTTTTAATCATTCTGTTCACATATTTTTATACCGCTGTTTCTGTCAATCCTAATCAAATTGCCGAAGACCTTAAGAAAAACGGGGGCTTTATACCCGGAATTAAACCCGGTAAAAAGACAGCAGAATTTATCGATGACGTAATGTCAAAAATTACCTTGCCGGGCTCTATATTTTTGGCCATTGTCGCTATATTGCCGGCAATAGCTGCCAAATTGGGGGTGAATATGCAGTTTGCACAGTTTTATGGTGGAACATCGCTTCTTATACTTGTTGGAGTGTTGTTGGATACTTTGCAACAAATAGAAAGTTACCTGTTGATGAGGCATTATGATGGTTTGATGAAGTCCGGAAGAATAAAAGGAAGAACCTCAACCGGAATGGGAGTTCCTGTGTAG
- the rpsD gene encoding 30S ribosomal protein S4: MARYTGPRSKIARKFREPIFGPDKALEKKNYPPGMHGPNKRRMKQSEYAIQLQEKQKAKYTYGILERQFSNMFKKATHMPGITGENLLRLCESRLDNVVFRLGIAPTRAAARQLVTHRHITVNGNVVNIPSYQLKPGDQVGVREKSKTLEVIRNSVASSNVKLDWLSFDKATMTGTFISYPVREQIPENIKENLIVELYSK; encoded by the coding sequence ATGGCAAGATATACAGGACCTAGATCAAAAATAGCCAGAAAGTTCAGGGAACCTATATTCGGACCGGACAAAGCTTTGGAGAAAAAAAATTACCCTCCCGGCATGCATGGACCTAATAAAAGAAGAATGAAGCAGTCCGAGTATGCCATTCAGTTGCAAGAAAAACAAAAGGCAAAATATACTTACGGAATTCTGGAAAGACAATTTTCCAATATGTTTAAAAAGGCAACACACATGCCCGGAATCACCGGTGAAAATTTGTTGCGTTTATGCGAATCAAGACTCGACAATGTGGTATTCAGATTAGGAATAGCTCCTACACGTGCTGCTGCCCGTCAGTTGGTTACTCACAGGCATATTACCGTTAATGGCAATGTAGTCAATATACCTTCATATCAATTGAAACCTGGCGATCAAGTAGGTGTGCGCGAAAAATCCAAAACGCTTGAGGTGATTCGCAATTCTGTCGCCTCCTCCAATGTAAAGTTAGACTGGTTAAGTTTTGATAAAGCAACCATGACGGGTACTTTTATTAGCTATCCCGTTAGAGAACAAATACCTGAAAATATAAAAGAAAACTTAATCGTAGAGTTGTATTCAAAGTAA
- the rplN gene encoding 50S ribosomal protein L14 has product MIQQESRLSVADNSGAKEVLCIRVLGGTGRRYASVGDKIVVTVKNALPSGNVKKGQVTKAVVVRTKKEIRRPDGSYIRFDDNAVVLLNNQDEMRGTRIFGPVARELRDKQFMKIVSLAPEVL; this is encoded by the coding sequence AATAGCGGAGCTAAAGAGGTATTATGCATCCGCGTATTAGGTGGTACCGGAAGACGATATGCCAGTGTTGGCGATAAAATCGTCGTAACAGTGAAGAATGCTTTACCATCCGGGAATGTCAAAAAAGGCCAAGTTACAAAAGCAGTAGTCGTAAGAACCAAAAAAGAAATCAGAAGACCTGATGGTTCTTACATCAGATTTGACGATAATGCAGTGGTATTGCTTAACAACCAAGATGAAATGCGTGGAACACGTATTTTTGGACCGGTTGCCCGTGAATTGCGCGACAAACAATTTATGAAAATTGTCTCATTAGCACCTGAAGTATTATAA